Proteins encoded in a region of the Populus nigra chromosome 3, ddPopNigr1.1, whole genome shotgun sequence genome:
- the LOC133690199 gene encoding LOW QUALITY PROTEIN: pentatricopeptide repeat-containing protein At2g37310 (The sequence of the model RefSeq protein was modified relative to this genomic sequence to represent the inferred CDS: substituted 1 base at 1 genomic stop codon), whose translation MWRNKISNTFTNGQYDYLLYGRLFKYFTDNRLPLQAKQLHARLLLSSSTLDNYLGARLINLYSKTKHIHHARHVFDQIPHKNTFSYNALLIAYTMNNHHKETINLFSSLLLSSSGDLQPNNYSITCLLKSLSSLLMVTDVCLGKEIHCFVLRRGLVEDVFVENALISFYSKCLGVGFARKVFDKMRERDVVTWNSMIAGYAQAGFFKECKELYREMVALPGFKPNAVTVLSVLQACMQSQDLVFGMEVHRYIVDNNVELDVLVCNALIGLYAKCGSLDYARELFDEMSEKDEVTYGAIISGYMAHGVVDKGMELFREMKSRVLSTWNAVISGLVQNNRHEGVVDLVREMQGLGFRPNAVTLSSVLPTLSYFSNLKGGKEIHGYAVKNGYDRNIYVATAIIDTYAKLGFLFGAQYVFDQSKERSLIIWTAIISAHAAHGDANSALTFFDEMLSNGIQPDHVTFTAVLAACAHCGMVDKAWEIFNSMSKKYGIQPLGEHYACMVGVLGRAGRLSQATEFISTMPIEPNAKVWGALLHGASLCVDVELGKFACDHLFEIEPENTGNYAIMANLYSQAGKWKEADEVRERMIQCGLKKIPGSSWIETSNGLXSFIAKDTSNENALEIYAMLGGFSGLMKEEGNVLEDDLEKVAVYG comes from the coding sequence ATGTGGCgcaataaaatatcaaacaccTTCACCAATGGCCAATACGACTATCTCTTATACGGTCGTCTGTTCAAGTATTTTACAGACAACCGTCTTCCTCTCCAAGCCAAACAACTTCACGCACGCCTCCTACTCTCTTCATCAACGCTTGACAACTACCTCGGTGCGAGACTCATCAATTTATACTCGAAAACCAAACACATCCACCACGCACGCCATGTGTTCGATCAGATTCCCCATAAAAACACCTTCTCTTATAACGCCTTGTTAATTGCTTACACTATGAACAACCACCATAAAGAGACAATAAACTTGTTTTCTTCATTGTTATTGTCTTCTTCTGGGGATTTACAACCCAATAATTATTCGATAACGTGCCTTTTGAAGTCGTTATCGAGCTTGTTGATGGTTACCGATGTTTGTTTGGGTAAGGAGattcattgttttgttttgagacGTGGGCTTGTTGAGGATGTTTTCGTAGAGAATGCTTTGATTAGTTTTTACTCGAAATGTTTAGGTGTGGGTTTTGCGAGGAAAGTGTTTGATAAAATGCGTGAGAGAGATGTTGTCACGTGGAATTCGATGATTGCTGGGTATGCACAAGCTGGATTTTTTAAGGAATGCAAAGAGTTATATAGAGAAATGGTAGCGCTCCCCGGGTTTAAGCCTAATGCAGTTACGGTGCTTAGTGTCTTACAAGCGTGCATGCAGTCGCAGGATCTTGTTTTTGGGATGGAAGTTCATAGGTATATAGTTGATAATAACGTTGAATTGGATGTTTTGGTCTGTAATGCATTGATTGGATTGTATGCGAAGTGTGGGAGTTTGGATTATGCAAGGGAGTTGTTCGatgagatgagtgagaaagatGAGGTGACTTACGGCGCGATTATATCAGGTTATATGGCTCATGGTGTTGTTGATAAAGGGATGGAGCTTTTTAGGGAAATGAAAAGTCGAGTATTGAGCACGTGGAATGCAGTGATTTCCGGTTTGGTGCAAAATAACCGGCACGAAGGGGTTGTAGATCTGGTAAGAGAAATGCAGGGGCTTGGTTTTAGGCCTAATGCTGTAACACTTTCAAGCGTCCTTCCTACTCTATCGTATTTTTCGAATTTGAAAGGAGGGAAAGAGATACATGGCTATGCAGTTAAAAATGGTTATGACAGGAATATATACGTTGCGACTGCAATTATTGATACTTATGCAAAGCTGGGATTTCTTTTTGGGGCTCAGTATGTTTTTGATCAATCAAAAGAGAGGAGCTTGATTATTTGGACTGCAATAATCTCTGCACATGCTGCCCATGGTGATGCTAATTCAGCTCTTACTTTTTTTGATGAGATGTTGAGTAATGGAATACAGCCAGACCATGTAACATTCACTGCAGTGTTAGCTGCATGTGCTCATTGTGGAATGGTGGATAAAGCTTGGGAGATTTTCAATTCCATGTCTAAGAAATATGGCATTCAGCCTTTAGGAGAGCATTATGCTTGCATGGTTGGTGTTCTGGGCAGGGCGGGCAGGCTCTCTCAAGCGACAGAATTTATTTCTACTATGCCAATTGAACCAAATGCAAAAGTTTGGGGTGCATTGCTCCATGGAGCTTCACTTTGTGTTGATGTTGAACTTGGGAAGTTTGCCTGTGATcatttgtttgaaattgaaCCTGAAAATACTGGCAATTATGCCATCATGGCAAATTTATATTCTCAAGCAGGGAAATGGAAAGAGGCTGATGAGGTCAGAGAAAGAATGATTCAATGTGGTTTGAAGAAGATCCCAGGCAGTAGTTGGATAGAGACTAGTAATGGGTTATAAAGCTTTATTGCAAAGGATACCTCTAATGAAAATGCTTTGGAGATATATGCAATGTTGGGAGGATTTTCTGGATTGATGAAGGAAGAGGGGAATGTCTTGGAGGATGATCTCGAGAAGGTGGCTGTTTATGGTTGA
- the LOC133690200 gene encoding dirigent protein 17-like yields the protein MDNTSKELELESLPTGVFELPGEPAIVINGVPDISPSDAALVLSSTCGITSQNADFFRDSSFGEWLEGREVRKLFGESYFSGTVSLFDKETGWYRVVYEDGDSEELDWKELQEVLLPIDITVPLKSLAQKIIKKNQKTVIHKSVKSVTRPRITKATISGTLEKENLTDT from the coding sequence ATGGATAACACAAGCAAAGAGCTAGAATTGGAGTCTTTACCAACAGGGGTTTTCGAGTTACCGGGAGAGCCTGCGATAGTAATTAATGGCGTGCCAGACATCTCTCCGAGTGATGCTGCTCTTGTTCTCTCAAGTACGTGTGGAATTACAAGTCAAAATGCAGATTTTTTCAGAGATTCGAGTTTCGGTGAATGGTTGGAAGGAAGAGAGGTTCGGAAATTGTTCGGAGAGAGCTATTTTAGCGGTACTGTGTCTCTGTTCGATAAGGAAACTGGCTGGTACAGGGTGGTGTATGAAGATGGTGATTCCGAAGAACTTGACTGGAAAGAGTTGCAAGAGGTCCTTCTGCCTATTGATATTACAGTTCCACTGAAGTCACTAGCACAGAAGATTATCAAGAAGAACCAGAAGACTGTaattcacaaatcagtaaaaaGTGTAACCCGCCCACGAATTACCAAAGCTACAATTTCAGGAACCTTAGAGAAAGAAAACTTGACGGACACATAG
- the LOC133688413 gene encoding uncharacterized protein LOC133688413, whose product MSFLLRKTIKSNFTLQSFKPNNALSFFLRQSTKHFSTETQPPPPPQENNDPSSTDPFLQDSSTSLTYARFHGVRKHTLKTDIINLFEGSNLTPDDIIVVHHRFNNNPYAAAIKFPSRRAYDNAQRSLTRAGRIYNLEKTPPTVWDAALRNSYDGKTVLLEGLPPNALNEDIERFLSGCKFVPSSIRMFVKYPDPVMSAGRKNPTTSAGTQDATTSEEKRDPIRMATVLFSTRTEAMNALIKKNRGFCLNNQISVRVLH is encoded by the exons ATGAGCTTCTTActaagaaaaacaatcaaatcaaacttCACTCTCCAATCTTTCAAGCCGAACAATGCCCTCTCTTTCTTCCTGCGCCAATCCACAAAGCATTTCTCCACCGAGACTCAACCACCACCGCCACCACAAGAGAATAATGATCCATCCTCAACCGATCCATTTCTTCAAGATTCATCCACCA GTTTGACGTATGCAAGATTTCATGGTGTAAGGAAGCATACATTGAAGACAgacattattaatttatttgaaggcTCTAATTTGACACCTGATGATATTATAGTCGTTCACCACCGCTTCAATAATAATCCCTATGCTGC AGCGATAAAATTTCCTTCTAGAAGAGCATATGATAATGCTCAGAGGTCACTCACGCGGGCGGGCCGTATTTACAATTTGGAAAAG ACTCCGCCTACTGTGTGGGATGCCGCACTTCGAAATTCTTATGATGGAAAAACt GTTTTACTGGAAGGACTCCCTCCAAATGCACTTAATGAAGATATAGAGCGCTTCCTGTCTGGCTGTAAATTTGTTCCATCCTCAATCAGGATGTTTGTAAA GTATCCAGATCCTGTTATGTCTGCAGGAAGAAAGAATCCCACCACTTCTGCAGGAACACAAGATGCCACTACCtctgaagaaaaaagagatccCATTAGAATGGCTACCGTACTCTTTTCTACACGGACTGAGGCAATGAAtgctttaattaaaaagaatcgaGGCTTCTGTCTCAATAATCAAATCTCAGTGCGGGTTCTCCATTAA
- the LOC133688394 gene encoding pathogenesis-related protein PR-1 encodes MSRFAALAIILLFSLPNHADSVRLSRPGKLNREKPLLAAKLSTPAEFLAAHNKIRDMHNLTLLAWDQKLAGYARWWADTRLDNCRKLLHSPNSPYGENLFWALRDHWNASKVVKYWGDERNLYDPNTNECIDNSICGHYTQIVWNATQRVGCAHVLCHNIQGHLFVCSYDPPGNIYYHGPFGGRFNKSIVNPPSPNNASSTILGSQSGITGNKANYIVSSTTGHPANKT; translated from the coding sequence ATGTCGAGATTTGCAGCTCTTGCAATCATACTCCTTTTCTCCCTTCCTAACCATGCTGACTCTGTCAGGTTGTCCAGGCCGGGGaaattaaatcgagaaaaacCATTGCTGGCTGCTAAATTATCAACGCCTGCTGAATTCCTTGCTGCTCACAACAAGATCAGGGATATGCACAATTTAACGCTCTTGGCGTGGGACCAGAAGTTAGCTGGATATGCTCGCTGGTGGGCCGACACCCGCCTTGATAACTGCAGGAAATTGCTACACTCTCCCAATAGCCCTTATGGAGAAAACTTGTTCTGGGCTCTACGGGATCACTGGAATGCATCCAAGGTAGTCAAGTATTGGGGTGATGAAAGGAATCTTTACGATCCAAATACAAATGAATGCATCGACAACAGTATCTGCGGGCATTATAcacagattgtatggaatgcgACTCAGCGTGTAGGCTGCGCCCATGTTTTATGTCACAATATTCAAGGTCACCTGTTTGTTTGCTCCTATGATCCTCCGGGGAATATTTACTATCATGGTCCATTTGGTGGCCGTTTTAACAAATCTATCGTGAATCCTCCGTCGCCTAATAATGCAAGCTCAACAATTCTAGGAAGTCAATCTGGGATCACCGGGAATAAAGCTAATTATATTGTCTCAAGCACCACTGGGCATCCAGCTAATAAGACCTAA